Proteins encoded in a region of the Equus asinus isolate D_3611 breed Donkey chromosome X, EquAss-T2T_v2, whole genome shotgun sequence genome:
- the ARSD gene encoding arylsulfatase D isoform X5, which produces MDASDGYRALQWNGGSGGLPENETTFARILQQQGYATGLIGKWHQGVNCESRVDHCHHPLNHGFDYFYGMPFTLVNDCHPDRPPEVDAATRAKLWRYTQMLALGMLTVAASKACGLISVSWKAVMGAAGLVFLFFASWYASFGFVRRWNCILMRNHDVTEQPMVLERTASLMLKEAVSYIERNKHGPFLLFVSLLHVHIPLVTTKEFRGESQHGLYGDNVEEMDWLVGEILNAVEENGLKNTTFTYFTSDHGGHLEARDEHSQLGGWNGIYRGGKGMGGWEGGIRVPGIFRWPGVLPAGRVIHEPTSLMDVFPTVVQLAGGQVPQDRVIDGRSLVPLLQGAAEHSEHEFLFHYCGKHLHAARWHDKDSGRLWKVHYVTPRFHPEGAGACYGQGVCPCSGEGVTQHNPPLLFELSRDPSEARPLTPGSEPLYHAVVARVGQAVEEHRETLSPVPPQFSLSNILWKPWLQPCCGIFPFCSCTQDGDHRET; this is translated from the exons GAAAATGGCATCAGGGTGTAAACTGTGAATCCCGCGTAGACCACTGCCACCACCCGCTAAACCATGGATTTGACTATTTTTATGGCATGCCCTTCACACTCGTGAATGACTGCCACCCAGACAGGCCCCCGGAAGTGGACGCCGCCACGCGAGCGAAACTCTGGCGTTACACCCAGATGCTGGCCCTGGGGATGCTCACCGTTGCTGCCAGCAAGGCCTGCGGGTTAATCTCCGTGTCCTGGAAAGCGGTCATGGGTGCGGCCGGCCTCGTCTTCCTGTTTTTCGCGTCCTGGTACGCCAGCTTTGGGTTTGTGCGCCGCTGGAATTGCATCCTGATGAGAAACCATGACGTCACAGAGCAGCCCATGGTTTTGGAAAGGACAGCGAGTCTCATGCTCAAGGAAGCGGTTTCCTACATTGAAAG AAATAAGCACGGGCCATTCCTGCTCTTCGTTTCCTTGTTGCACGTACACATCCCCCTTGTGACCACGAAAGAGTTTCGTGGCGAAAGCCAGCATGGCTTATATGGCGACAACGTGGAAGAGATGGACTGGCTTGTAG GTGAAATTCTTAACGCCGTCGAAGAGAACGGCTTGAAAAACACAACATTCACCTACTTTACCTCCGATCACGGGGGACATTTGGAGGCAAGAGACGAACACAGCCAGCTCGGAGGATGGAACGGAATATACAGAG GTGGCAAAGGCATGGGCGGCTGGGAAGGCGGGATCCGTGTCCCCGGGATATTCCGGTGGCCCGGGGTGCTGCCGGCCGGCCGGGTGATCCACGAGCCCACCAGCCTGATGGATGTTTTCCCCACCGTGGTCCAGCTGGCGGGCGGCCAGGTGCCCCAGGACAG GGTGATCGATGGCCGTAGCCTGGTGCCCTTGCTGCAGGGAGCTGCTGAGCACTCGGAGCATGAGTTTCTGTTTCATTACTGTGGGAAGCATCTGCACGCAGCTCGCTGGCACGACAAGGACA GTGGAAGACTCTGGAAGGTCCATTACGTGACGCCACGGTTCCACCCGGAGGGAGCGGGCGCCTGCTACGGCCAAGGCGTGTGCCCGTGCTCTGGGGAGGGCGTGACCCAGCACAACCCCCCTTTGCTCTTTGAGCTCTCCAGGGACCCTTCCGAGGCACGGCCCCTGACTCCCGGCTCTGAGCCCCTGTACCACGCAGTGGTAGCGAGGGTGGGCCAGGCGGTGGAGGAGCACAGGGAGACCCTGAGTCCTGTGCCACCACAGTTTTCACTGAGCAACATCCTGTGGAAGCCGTGGCTGCAGCCTTGCTGTGGCATCTTCCCCTTCTGTTCCTGCACCCAGGACGGGGACCACAGGGAGACATGA